Proteins from a genomic interval of Bacteroidia bacterium:
- a CDS encoding cytochrome b/b6 domain-containing protein, which produces MEKRNYSDRTVWIHWLSALLIFGLIYTGINMEHAEHDPAKFSLYKIHFSIGFSVFLLTIWRVIALLKDQRPQVLYPEKSFHQRFINFVHKGFYVVIIWMCISGMSSLFLEGIYPALLSGNFADLPEINADGFHPIMLSHHIVAKVVFLLLIFHILGFFLHFIRKGENTLKRIWIS; this is translated from the coding sequence ATGGAAAAAAGGAATTATAGCGATAGAACCGTTTGGATTCACTGGTTATCTGCACTACTGATATTTGGATTGATTTATACCGGCATCAATATGGAACATGCCGAGCATGATCCTGCCAAATTCAGTCTGTATAAGATTCATTTTAGCATCGGATTTAGCGTATTTTTGCTGACCATCTGGCGGGTAATTGCCTTACTCAAAGACCAACGTCCCCAGGTTTTGTATCCGGAGAAATCTTTTCACCAGCGCTTCATCAACTTTGTACACAAGGGTTTTTATGTGGTTATCATTTGGATGTGCATTTCGGGTATGTCTTCCTTATTTCTGGAAGGAATCTATCCAGCCCTTTTAAGTGGAAATTTCGCAGACCTGCCCGAAATAAATGCAGATGGATTTCATCCTATTATGTTATCCCATCACATTGTTGCCAAAGTGGTTTTCCTTCTCCTGATCTTTCATATTCTGGGCTTTTTCCTACATTTTATCAGAAAAGGAGAAAATACCCTGAAAAGAATCTGGATTAGCTAA